The Microcebus murinus isolate Inina chromosome 4, M.murinus_Inina_mat1.0, whole genome shotgun sequence genome has a segment encoding these proteins:
- the TMEM59L gene encoding transmembrane protein 59-like — MAAVAPMPPPPRPPLLLLLLLAASPAAPAPPARDPFAPQLGDAQSCQLRCRVRDWGPRQAEPQGPSESPYDRAALTSACERGCRLYSICRFVARSSKPNATQAECEAACLEAYVRDSEQQACSQGCWSQPPEEPEPEPQQKRKVLEAPSGALSLLDLFSTLCNDLVNSAQGFVSSTWTYYLQTDSGKLVVFQTQPVVESLGPQGGRPPRVEVTWRGPHPEALEVHVDPVGPLDKVRKAKIRVKTSSKAKAESEEPQDSDFLSCMSRRSGLPRWILACCLFLSVLVMLWLSCSTLVTAPGQHLKFQPLTLEQHKGFLVEPDWPLYPPTSHAYEDSPPPYKLKLDLTKL; from the exons ATGGCTGCGGTGGCGCCGATGCCGCCGCCCCCCcggccgccgctgctgctgctgctgctgctggcggcgtcgcccgccgcccccgcgccgcccgcccgggaCCCCTTCGCCCCGCAGCTCGGGGACGCGCAGAGCTGCCAGCTGCGGTGCCGCGTCCGCGACTGGGGCCCGCGGCAG gcagagCCCCAGGGCCCCTCCGAGTCCCCCTACGACCGGGCGGCTCTGACCAGCGCCTGCGAGCGGGGCTGCCGCCTCTACTCCATCTGCCGGTTTGTGGCCAGGAGCTCCAAGCCCAACGCCACCCAGGCAGAGTGTGAAGCAG CATGCCTGGAAGCCTACGTGAGGGACTCGGAGCAGCAGGCCTGCAGCCAGGGCTGCTGGAGCCAGCCCCCCGaggagcccgagccggagccgcAGCAGAAG AGAAAGGTCCTGGAAGCTCCGAGCGGGGCCCTGTCCCTCCTGGACTTGTTTTCCACCCTCTGCAATGACCTTGTCAACTCAGCCCAGGGCTTCGTGTCCTCTACCTGGACGTACTACCTGCAGACGGACAGTGGGAAGCTGGTGGTGTTCCAG ACCCAGCCCGTGGTGGAGAGCCTTGGGCCCCAGGGCGGCCGCCCGCCCCGCGTGGAGGTGACCTGGCGGGGACCCCACCCCGAGGCCCTGGAGGTGCACGTGG ACCCCGTAGGCCCCTTGGATAAGGTGAGGAAGGCCAAGATCCGAGTCAAGACCAGCAGCAAGGCCAAAGCAGAGTCTGAAGAACCTCAGGACAGTGACTTCCTCAGTTGCATGTCCCG GCGCTCGGGGCTGCCTCGCTGGATCCTGGCCTGCTGCCTCTTCCTGTCCGTGCTGGTCATGCTCTGGCTGAGCTGCTCCACCCTGGTGACCGCCCCAGGCCAGCACCTCAAGTTCCAG CCGCTGACCCTGGAGCAGCACAAGGGCTTCCTGGTGGAGCCGGACTGGCCCCTGTACCCTCCGACGTCACACGCCTACGAGGACAGCCCACCGCCCTACAAGCTGAAGCTGGACCTGACCAAGCTGtag